Proteins from one Oscillatoria nigro-viridis PCC 7112 genomic window:
- a CDS encoding carbohydrate ABC transporter permease, protein MVRIKFGRFNWLDNDAIAAWTFLAPALLFLGTFLIWPIAYLFYLSFTSGSFTQSGVRWIGFNNYWRLVTNPDFWQILQNTLYFTTATVIPSLVIPLGLAVLLNRSFAWRGALRTAYFIPSITSLVAVGLGWRWLFQTEGPVNSALMAIGLNQIPWLSSTVWAMPVIILLSVWKQLGFNMVVFLAGLQAIPVNRYEAAELDGANAWQQFLYITLPGLRPTLVFATVTTAIFTLRSFEQVYVITGGGPLNSTNLLVYYIYEQAFSQFDFGYAAAAATFLMAVALILVYVQLRVWGEDA, encoded by the coding sequence ATGGTTCGGATTAAATTTGGGCGTTTTAACTGGTTGGATAATGATGCGATCGCAGCTTGGACTTTTCTGGCCCCAGCTTTGCTGTTTCTGGGTACTTTTTTGATTTGGCCGATCGCCTATTTATTTTACCTCAGCTTTACCAGCGGCAGCTTTACCCAGTCGGGAGTGCGTTGGATTGGCTTCAACAACTACTGGCGTCTAGTCACAAACCCGGATTTCTGGCAAATTCTCCAAAATACGCTCTATTTTACTACTGCGACAGTCATTCCCAGTTTAGTGATTCCATTGGGCTTAGCAGTTTTGCTAAATCGCTCGTTTGCTTGGCGAGGAGCTCTCCGCACCGCTTATTTTATTCCTTCGATTACCTCTTTAGTTGCAGTTGGCTTGGGTTGGCGGTGGTTGTTTCAAACCGAAGGCCCGGTGAATAGTGCGTTAATGGCGATCGGCTTAAATCAAATTCCTTGGCTTAGCAGCACAGTTTGGGCAATGCCAGTGATAATTCTGCTCAGTGTTTGGAAACAATTAGGCTTTAATATGGTAGTATTTTTAGCAGGATTGCAAGCAATTCCGGTAAATCGTTACGAAGCCGCAGAATTGGATGGAGCTAATGCTTGGCAGCAATTTTTGTACATCACTTTACCCGGTTTGCGACCGACTTTAGTATTTGCTACCGTCACTACCGCTATTTTTACCCTGCGGAGTTTCGAGCAAGTTTACGTCATCACCGGCGGCGGCCCTTTGAACTCTACTAATTTGCTAGTTTATTATATTTACGAGCAAGCTTTTTCGCAATTTGATTTTGGCTATGCTGCTGCTGCGGCAACTTTCCTGATGGCTGTAGCTTTGATATTAGTTTATGTTCAGCTTCGAGTTTGGGGCGAAGATGCTTGA
- a CDS encoding response regulator, with amino-acid sequence MAGQKILVIDDSKVIRVRVREMLPQGNFEVLEAKDGEEGLKLIRQARPNLIMLDFLLPKVSGWEVYQKVQAHPELSKIPLVIMSGREEEVMEKIPKPFEKHFFAFIAKPFEKKQLTEAIKSAMVLAKKKPVPEAPAAAAPPSGAGAAEIQAMTVKMAKMQAEIDALKKQMTQVITIIKQKLK; translated from the coding sequence GTGGCTGGTCAAAAAATCTTGGTAATCGATGACAGTAAAGTCATCCGCGTCCGAGTCCGAGAGATGTTGCCTCAGGGTAACTTTGAAGTTCTAGAAGCAAAAGACGGCGAAGAGGGACTCAAACTGATCCGTCAAGCCCGGCCAAATCTAATTATGTTAGATTTCCTACTGCCCAAAGTCAGCGGTTGGGAAGTGTATCAAAAAGTGCAAGCCCATCCTGAGCTTTCTAAGATACCTTTGGTGATCATGTCGGGCCGCGAAGAAGAGGTGATGGAAAAAATTCCGAAACCCTTTGAGAAGCATTTTTTTGCATTCATCGCCAAACCGTTTGAGAAGAAGCAGCTAACCGAGGCAATCAAATCGGCGATGGTACTGGCCAAAAAGAAACCAGTGCCGGAAGCCCCAGCCGCCGCTGCACCCCCTTCTGGAGCGGGCGCCGCCGAAATTCAGGCGATGACTGTGAAAATGGCGAAAATGCAAGCGGAAATTGATGCACTCAAAAAACAAATGACTCAGGTGATTACGATCATCAAGCAGAAATTGAAATAA
- a CDS encoding GNAT family N-acetyltransferase, producing MNLLDILAHLPTIETERLLLRKITLNDASDMFEYASNPEVSQYTMWSTHTSLEDTKYFLRSLTKMYKRRELVDWGLVHKAEKKFIGTCGFVEWSMTHSRAEVGYALSRSYWGEGYMSEAVNAVIEFGFREMLLNRIMARCEVNNIASARVMEKVGMQLEGVLRQHLFVKDRYWDLKLYSILREDFFENILE from the coding sequence ATGAACCTTCTCGATATATTAGCTCATTTACCCACTATAGAAACTGAAAGGCTCCTGCTCAGAAAAATTACTTTAAACGATGCGAGCGATATGTTTGAGTATGCCTCAAATCCCGAAGTATCGCAATACACAATGTGGTCAACCCACACCTCGCTCGAAGACACTAAATACTTTCTCAGGTCACTTACAAAAATGTACAAAAGACGAGAGCTTGTAGATTGGGGACTGGTCCATAAAGCCGAGAAAAAGTTTATCGGGACTTGCGGGTTTGTGGAATGGAGCATGACGCACAGCCGCGCGGAAGTTGGCTACGCACTCTCTAGGAGCTATTGGGGCGAAGGATACATGAGCGAGGCTGTCAATGCAGTGATTGAATTCGGTTTTCGGGAGATGTTGCTGAATCGAATTATGGCTCGATGTGAAGTTAACAATATTGCTTCCGCTCGGGTGATGGAAAAAGTGGGGATGCAATTGGAAGGGGTATTGCGACAGCACCTATTTGTGAAAGACAGATATTGGGATCTAAAACTTTATTCGATTCTCAGGGAAGACTTTTTTGAGAATATTTTAGAATAA
- a CDS encoding class I SAM-dependent methyltransferase — protein sequence MTDSNRLKLILKERLKKSIGIKGEFYLPCLPSMLDDYLKLLSDFLNILGQNIDAAQTENLRTLIANALAEGFKNSPHANLIVSYFPANSQTGLAGGITLNTKIQIESMAQKYHSWPDIRPEPLFGSHPDAKVIAIAAELGEPGKAPILDVGAGPGRNSLPLARLGHSVDAIELTPIFAEKLSSAATAENLPINVIQGDVLDPLLRMKTYRYKLAIATEVLSHFRYPEQVRLFLGKMSDAVLSGGFILFSTFLAVDGYEPDEMAKQMSELCWSYLITRQELQAAIEGLPLEIISDESVIEYEQKHLPDSAWPPTPWFVSWASGRDLFSVQETPPLELRWILVKRL from the coding sequence ATGACAGACTCGAATCGCCTGAAATTAATTCTCAAAGAAAGGCTCAAAAAGAGCATCGGCATCAAGGGAGAATTCTATCTGCCTTGCTTGCCATCGATGCTAGACGACTATCTTAAATTACTCTCAGACTTCTTAAACATTCTCGGACAAAACATCGACGCTGCCCAAACCGAAAACTTGCGAACATTAATCGCCAACGCCTTAGCAGAAGGATTCAAAAATTCCCCCCACGCTAATCTAATAGTCTCATATTTTCCCGCCAATTCCCAAACCGGTTTAGCCGGCGGCATTACTCTGAATACCAAGATTCAAATCGAATCGATGGCCCAGAAATATCATAGCTGGCCGGATATTCGCCCCGAACCTTTATTCGGCAGCCATCCCGATGCCAAAGTCATCGCCATTGCCGCCGAATTAGGCGAACCGGGAAAAGCACCTATTTTAGATGTTGGTGCGGGCCCGGGGCGCAATAGTTTGCCTTTAGCAAGGTTAGGCCATTCCGTGGATGCGATCGAACTAACACCGATATTTGCCGAAAAACTATCATCCGCAGCAACCGCCGAAAACTTACCGATAAATGTCATCCAAGGCGACGTTTTAGACCCATTATTGAGGATGAAAACTTATCGGTACAAATTAGCCATTGCTACCGAAGTTCTCTCTCATTTCCGCTACCCCGAACAAGTCCGCCTGTTTCTCGGCAAAATGTCCGATGCCGTTTTAAGTGGCGGGTTTATCTTATTCAGCACTTTCTTAGCTGTAGATGGGTACGAACCCGACGAGATGGCAAAACAAATGTCTGAATTGTGTTGGTCTTATCTGATTACCCGACAAGAATTGCAAGCAGCAATCGAGGGTTTGCCGTTAGAAATTATTTCTGATGAATCTGTGATTGAATACGAACAAAAACATTTGCCTGACTCTGCGTGGCCGCCGACACCTTGGTTTGTGAGTTGGGCCAGCGGGCGGGATTTATTTTCCGTGCAAGAAACGCCGCCGTTAGAGTTGCGGTGGATACTTGTTAAACGCTTATAG
- the lipA gene encoding lipoyl synthase, producing the protein MSPQTPQTPTVKAIAAQMRREIEAMPEWLRRPIGKASELSQVQKIIKQRQIHTICEEGRCPNRGECYAQKTATFLLMGPTCTRACAFCQVDKGHSPMPLDPEEPQKVAEAVQLLGLRYAVLTSVARDDLPDGGAGWFARTIAQIRILNPHTEVEVLTPDFWGGIGRSSEGENSGLDELQRSRIRTVVEAKPACYNHNIETVRRLQGPVRRGAKYDRSIDVLRIVKQYDPTIPTKSGLMLGHGETEAEIVEAMADLRDAKCDRLTLGQYMRPSLEHLPVRKYWTPAEFDRFGSIAREMGFERVRSGPLVRSSYHAGESD; encoded by the coding sequence ATGTCGCCCCAAACTCCTCAAACTCCTACAGTCAAAGCAATTGCCGCCCAAATGCGGCGTGAAATCGAGGCGATGCCGGAGTGGTTGCGCCGCCCCATCGGCAAAGCTAGCGAACTTTCGCAAGTGCAAAAAATTATTAAACAGCGGCAAATTCACACGATTTGCGAAGAGGGGAGATGCCCCAACCGGGGCGAGTGCTACGCGCAAAAAACGGCGACTTTTTTGTTGATGGGCCCGACTTGCACCCGCGCTTGTGCTTTTTGTCAAGTAGATAAAGGTCATTCTCCGATGCCCCTCGACCCGGAGGAACCGCAAAAGGTTGCCGAGGCTGTGCAGTTGTTGGGTTTGCGCTATGCGGTGCTGACTTCGGTGGCGAGGGATGATTTGCCGGATGGGGGTGCGGGTTGGTTTGCCAGGACGATCGCCCAAATCCGCATTCTGAACCCGCATACTGAAGTTGAGGTACTGACGCCGGATTTTTGGGGGGGAATCGGGAGGAGTTCAGAGGGGGAGAATTCCGGCCTCGATGAGTTGCAGCGATCTCGGATTCGCACGGTGGTGGAGGCTAAACCGGCTTGTTACAACCACAATATTGAGACGGTGCGCCGGTTGCAAGGGCCGGTGCGGAGGGGGGCGAAGTACGATCGCTCGATCGACGTTCTGCGTATTGTTAAGCAATATGACCCAACTATTCCCACCAAATCCGGTTTGATGTTGGGGCACGGGGAAACCGAAGCCGAGATAGTCGAAGCGATGGCCGATTTGCGGGACGCCAAGTGCGATCGGCTCACCCTCGGTCAATACATGAGACCATCTCTAGAGCACCTCCCAGTGCGTAAATACTGGACGCCGGCGGAATTTGACCGTTTCGGGTCGATCGCCCGGGAGATGGGGTTTGAGCGCGTGCGATCGGGGCCTCTCGTCCGCAGTTCCTACCACGCCGGAGAGAGCGATTGA
- a CDS encoding photosystem I protein PsaX, producing MAEIAKNQLKSDSVMKTGKFPYTFRAAWFLLLLAINFLVAAYYFHIIE from the coding sequence ATGGCAGAGATAGCGAAGAACCAATTAAAATCCGACTCCGTGATGAAAACGGGCAAATTCCCTTACACCTTTCGCGCAGCCTGGTTTCTGTTGCTGTTAGCTATCAATTTTTTGGTGGCAGCCTATTATTTCCATATCATTGAATAG
- the purN gene encoding phosphoribosylglycinamide formyltransferase yields the protein MTANPVSVNSNACLISPEIGKSYIAPAHPPLKLGVLASGSGSNFEVIARAIQNQELNAKIPVLIYNNPEAKAAARAEKYGIPSILLNHRDCKSREELDTKIVKTFQEYDVEWVVMAGWMRIVTKVLLDAFPDRVINIHPSLLPSFPGIRAVEQALAAKVKITGCTVHIARLEVDSGPILMQAAVPVLPDDTAETLHARIQVQEHKIMLGAIALIAESNRKYCD from the coding sequence ATGACCGCTAATCCAGTATCTGTTAATTCCAATGCCTGCCTGATTTCTCCTGAGATTGGCAAAAGTTATATCGCTCCGGCCCATCCTCCCTTAAAATTAGGAGTTTTAGCATCAGGAAGCGGGAGCAACTTCGAGGTAATTGCCCGAGCCATCCAAAACCAAGAACTCAACGCTAAAATCCCAGTATTAATTTACAACAACCCCGAAGCCAAAGCCGCAGCCAGAGCCGAAAAATACGGCATTCCCTCGATTCTGCTCAATCACCGCGACTGCAAAAGCCGCGAAGAATTAGATACAAAAATTGTCAAAACTTTTCAAGAATATGATGTAGAATGGGTAGTGATGGCGGGTTGGATGCGAATTGTTACCAAAGTTTTGCTCGATGCTTTTCCCGATCGCGTTATTAACATTCACCCCAGCTTACTGCCGAGTTTCCCAGGAATTCGCGCGGTGGAGCAAGCACTGGCCGCTAAGGTTAAAATCACCGGATGTACGGTGCATATCGCCCGTTTAGAAGTAGACAGCGGGCCGATTTTAATGCAGGCTGCGGTGCCGGTATTGCCTGATGATACCGCAGAAACGCTGCACGCGAGAATTCAGGTGCAAGAGCACAAGATTATGCTGGGTGCGATCGCACTTATTGCCGAATCTAATCGAAAATATTGTGACTAA
- a CDS encoding bifunctional heptose 7-phosphate kinase/heptose 1-phosphate adenyltransferase: MTNDYSDFLPQLRASTEQLLKRLDCFDRAQVLAIGDLTLDEFLTGQVERISREAPVLILRYENTQQVPGGGANAVYNLAKLGGKVKVAGLVGKDDQGKALCGIFEAAGIDTGGILIDSQRPTVTKTRISGHARQSVTQQIVRVDRKSDELPDLDLQLQLADYIRQQIPTVDAVVCSDYGDGVLTRLAIESAVVPGKTIVDAQTNLQRYSGAMLFTPNLPEAEQAVGYPIKNPQTLMQAGRDLLNLTQAQKILITRGEEGMTLFERANGAEIKNSPPPTSICEKGEFAIQSWDIPPFNKTDVFDVTGAGDTVVAAMTLALCVGASGWEAAVLGNLAASIVVRQFGTATTTAEEMKEALKAMIDD; this comes from the coding sequence ATGACTAACGACTATTCCGATTTTTTGCCTCAACTGCGTGCCTCAACAGAGCAATTATTGAAAAGATTAGACTGCTTCGATCGAGCGCAGGTATTAGCGATCGGAGATTTGACCTTGGACGAGTTTCTTACCGGACAAGTAGAGCGAATTTCCCGCGAAGCACCTGTGTTGATTTTGCGCTACGAAAATACTCAGCAAGTACCAGGAGGTGGCGCAAATGCTGTCTATAATTTAGCCAAACTGGGAGGCAAAGTAAAAGTTGCTGGTTTGGTGGGAAAAGACGACCAGGGAAAGGCTTTGTGCGGTATTTTTGAGGCGGCGGGAATTGATACGGGTGGGATTTTAATCGATTCGCAGCGTCCAACTGTCACCAAAACTAGAATTTCCGGGCACGCGCGGCAGTCTGTGACTCAGCAAATTGTCCGAGTCGATCGCAAATCGGACGAGTTGCCGGATTTAGATTTGCAGTTGCAATTGGCAGACTACATCCGGCAGCAAATACCGACAGTAGATGCAGTGGTTTGTTCCGACTACGGCGACGGAGTTTTGACTCGTTTGGCGATCGAATCGGCAGTGGTTCCCGGCAAAACAATTGTAGACGCTCAAACAAATTTGCAGCGATATTCTGGAGCAATGTTATTTACTCCGAACTTGCCAGAAGCCGAGCAAGCCGTCGGATATCCTATCAAAAACCCTCAAACTTTAATGCAAGCAGGACGCGATTTATTGAACTTAACTCAAGCTCAAAAAATCCTGATAACTCGCGGCGAAGAAGGGATGACTTTGTTTGAAAGGGCGAACGGCGCAGAAATCAAAAATTCACCCCCTCCAACATCCATTTGTGAAAAGGGGGAATTTGCCATTCAAAGTTGGGACATTCCCCCTTTTAACAAGACTGATGTATTCGACGTAACCGGTGCTGGAGATACAGTCGTAGCAGCAATGACTTTAGCTTTGTGCGTCGGTGCATCCGGTTGGGAAGCGGCAGTCTTGGGCAATTTGGCGGCTAGTATTGTCGTGCGTCAATTCGGTACGGCAACGACGACTGCGGAGGAAATGAAAGAAGCTTTGAAAGCAATGATTGATGACTAA
- a CDS encoding CapA family protein: MSQQDILNLAKEGDARAIAFLIGQALQSFGVTAKASRENDTLHLLLEAENLPAEEACLRVTVKGLQRLQPNNLYSVTVYGRRSGEQLPAWTQTVELKKRLTSAPVSPLVAVNAAVAASKAVAASLPASPIPVTLPELEKTQNVTTAPTQTPEKSPPQPPKTPTPKPPNQRQQKPSPQPELAGTKTKKSGLSVGAVSLILVPISGFVLASQLYKSSPTATNNPLTSKPAVQEVSSTPAPAAAAKPLPAPKSPSPAAKKPAAVPATVSIKAVGDMVPGTNYPYNKLPAKKEMLLESVKPYLKGADILFGNFESTMTDYPYSSKAGGGRMLIAFRTPPSYAKIFKDVGFDILSIANNHSYDFHEQGFNDTIKNIDSNGMKAVGKRDQIVYKNVKGVNFAFIGFSNYGDVHNSLLELKAGAEVVKKAKEKADIVVISVHAGSEGTGAINVRNKTEFFYGENRGNMVLFSRTMIDAGADLILGHGPHVPRAMELYKGKLIAYSLGNFLGYRTLSTAGALGKSLILDVKMTPQGDFVSGKIIPIQLDGRGVPAVDNNFRTVGLIDRLTKSDFPNSGLTIDDKGQILKKSK; this comes from the coding sequence GTGAGCCAACAAGATATTTTAAATTTAGCAAAAGAAGGCGATGCCAGGGCGATCGCATTTCTGATCGGCCAAGCACTCCAAAGCTTCGGCGTCACGGCTAAAGCCAGCCGGGAAAATGACACCCTGCACCTGCTGCTGGAAGCAGAAAATTTACCCGCAGAAGAAGCCTGTCTCCGAGTCACAGTCAAAGGGTTGCAGCGGCTGCAACCAAATAACCTTTACTCAGTGACAGTTTACGGGCGGCGCAGCGGCGAGCAATTACCCGCTTGGACTCAGACGGTAGAATTAAAAAAACGCTTGACTTCCGCACCCGTGAGTCCGTTAGTTGCCGTGAATGCAGCAGTAGCTGCGAGTAAAGCAGTAGCCGCTAGTTTACCAGCTTCTCCCATTCCTGTGACTTTGCCCGAGCTAGAAAAAACTCAAAATGTCACAACTGCGCCGACTCAAACACCAGAAAAATCTCCGCCCCAACCCCCTAAAACCCCAACTCCAAAACCCCCAAACCAAAGGCAGCAAAAGCCATCACCGCAGCCAGAATTAGCAGGCACTAAAACTAAAAAATCTGGGCTGTCAGTCGGTGCTGTGAGTCTAATTCTCGTACCGATATCCGGCTTTGTTCTAGCTTCTCAACTTTACAAATCCTCACCCACCGCTACTAATAACCCTCTAACATCAAAGCCTGCGGTACAAGAAGTGAGCTCGACACCCGCGCCTGCAGCCGCAGCCAAACCCCTTCCAGCTCCAAAATCGCCCTCCCCGGCTGCCAAAAAACCTGCCGCCGTGCCCGCAACTGTCAGTATCAAAGCAGTTGGCGACATGGTTCCCGGTACAAATTATCCCTACAACAAACTGCCGGCAAAAAAAGAGATGTTATTAGAGTCGGTAAAACCGTACCTCAAAGGAGCTGATATTCTGTTTGGCAATTTTGAAAGCACGATGACCGATTATCCTTACAGTTCCAAAGCAGGCGGCGGACGAATGCTGATTGCCTTTCGGACGCCTCCGAGTTATGCCAAAATCTTCAAAGATGTTGGTTTTGATATTTTGAGTATTGCCAACAATCACTCTTACGATTTTCACGAGCAGGGATTTAATGACACGATTAAAAACATCGACAGCAATGGCATGAAGGCTGTTGGCAAAAGAGATCAAATTGTTTATAAAAATGTCAAGGGTGTGAATTTTGCCTTTATCGGTTTCAGCAACTACGGCGACGTTCACAATTCTTTGCTGGAACTGAAAGCAGGAGCAGAAGTTGTCAAAAAAGCTAAGGAAAAGGCTGATATTGTAGTGATATCAGTTCATGCTGGCTCTGAAGGAACGGGAGCTATCAATGTGAGAAATAAAACTGAGTTCTTTTACGGAGAAAACCGGGGAAATATGGTTTTGTTTTCGCGGACGATGATTGATGCGGGAGCAGATTTGATTTTGGGACACGGCCCGCACGTTCCCCGAGCGATGGAACTTTATAAAGGGAAATTGATTGCTTATTCCCTGGGAAATTTTTTGGGTTATCGCACTTTGTCCACCGCAGGAGCACTGGGTAAATCTCTAATTTTGGATGTGAAAATGACTCCGCAAGGGGATTTTGTTTCTGGTAAGATTATCCCCATCCAACTTGACGGGCGAGGTGTGCCGGCTGTTGATAACAATTTTAGGACTGTCGGGTTGATTGACCGTTTGACAAAGAGCGATTTTCCCAATAGCGGTTTGACAATTGATGACAAGGGGCAAATTTTGAAAAAGAGTAAGTAG
- a CDS encoding RNA-guided endonuclease InsQ/TnpB family protein, with protein MLRKVVKVRLYPTDRQSQHLAQSFGCARWWWNYALNKSIEVYQETGKGLGQSALNALLPALKKEYEWLSDCYSQVLQAATLNLTTACKNFFDKRAQFPKFKSKKHKQSIQYPQNVQVVSDSELKFPKLGVVKAKLHRPIDGKIKTVTVSQNPSGKYFAAILFEIEGKNPEFSTSGKIAGIDLGLKHFAIAADGTKISKFENPKHFVKHQQNLKRKQQKLARKKDGSNSRKKAKNLVAKVHERVANCRQDFLHKLSGKLVNKNQVVIVENLHVKGMVRNHCLAKAMSDAGWGMFVNFLSYKLDRKGGRLVEIDRWFPSSKTCSVCLHQVSEMSLEVREWTCSHCGTHHDRDGNAATNIRNEGIRMLKTDGTAVSAVGGKVSPKVGRKSNLRHSPTKTEAHAVCDSISAG; from the coding sequence ATGCTACGCAAAGTTGTCAAAGTTCGTTTATACCCTACCGATCGACAGTCCCAGCATCTGGCACAGAGTTTTGGTTGCGCTCGTTGGTGGTGGAATTACGCGCTTAATAAGTCCATTGAAGTCTATCAAGAGACTGGCAAAGGGCTTGGACAATCTGCATTAAATGCTTTACTGCCAGCGCTAAAAAAGGAATATGAATGGTTAAGTGACTGCTACAGTCAAGTGCTACAGGCGGCCACGCTTAATCTCACGACTGCCTGTAAAAACTTTTTTGACAAAAGAGCTCAGTTTCCTAAGTTCAAGTCAAAAAAGCATAAGCAGTCGATTCAATACCCCCAAAATGTTCAAGTAGTTTCTGACTCTGAACTCAAATTCCCTAAACTTGGAGTAGTCAAAGCAAAATTACATCGACCGATTGATGGAAAAATCAAAACTGTCACAGTTAGCCAAAACCCTTCGGGTAAATACTTTGCTGCAATTTTATTTGAGATTGAAGGTAAAAATCCAGAATTTTCAACTTCTGGCAAAATCGCTGGGATTGACTTAGGATTAAAACACTTTGCGATCGCTGCCGATGGCACTAAGATTTCTAAGTTTGAGAATCCTAAACATTTTGTAAAACATCAACAAAATCTCAAGCGCAAGCAGCAAAAGTTAGCGCGTAAAAAGGATGGCAGTAATTCTCGCAAAAAAGCTAAAAATTTAGTTGCTAAGGTACACGAACGGGTAGCCAATTGTCGGCAGGATTTTTTGCATAAACTCAGTGGAAAACTGGTCAACAAAAACCAAGTTGTCATAGTAGAAAATCTTCATGTTAAAGGCATGGTTCGTAATCATTGCTTAGCTAAAGCTATGTCTGATGCTGGCTGGGGAATGTTTGTCAATTTCCTGAGCTACAAATTAGACCGCAAAGGCGGTAGGTTAGTAGAAATTGATCGATGGTTTCCTAGCTCGAAAACCTGTTCAGTTTGTTTGCATCAAGTCTCGGAAATGTCTCTAGAGGTGCGCGAGTGGACTTGCTCTCACTGTGGCACTCATCACGACAGAGATGGCAATGCTGCAACAAATATCAGGAATGAAGGTATCAGAATGCTAAAGACGGATGGAACAGCCGTTTCTGCTGTTGGAGGGAAG
- a CDS encoding DJ-1/PfpI family protein — protein sequence MATRNVAILMFDDVEVLDFAGPFEVFSVTSELSKGDRPFAVSTVAEHPGAVSARNGLSVNPDCTISDCPPPDILIVPGGQGTRKLINNSEVINWIKDCAPTAKLVLSVCTGSLLLAKAGLLEGLAATTHHRALDLLKKLAPNTTIIENQRFVDNGKIITSGGIAAGIDMSLHVVGKLLGTAQAEQTAEHMEYKIGN from the coding sequence ATGGCAACTAGGAACGTAGCTATTTTAATGTTCGATGATGTCGAGGTACTGGACTTTGCAGGCCCTTTTGAAGTGTTTTCGGTGACATCAGAATTAAGTAAGGGCGATCGACCTTTTGCAGTCTCTACCGTAGCCGAACATCCCGGTGCTGTCAGCGCCCGCAACGGTTTGAGCGTAAATCCCGACTGCACAATTTCCGATTGTCCGCCACCGGATATTTTAATTGTACCGGGAGGACAAGGTACGAGAAAGTTAATTAATAATTCAGAAGTTATTAATTGGATAAAAGATTGTGCGCCAACAGCAAAATTAGTGCTTTCTGTCTGTACGGGTTCGCTGCTTTTAGCAAAAGCTGGCTTGTTGGAAGGTTTGGCAGCAACTACACACCATCGGGCATTGGATTTATTGAAAAAATTAGCACCCAACACAACTATTATCGAAAATCAGCGATTTGTAGATAACGGCAAAATTATCACTTCTGGGGGAATTGCTGCGGGAATTGATATGTCTTTGCACGTTGTCGGCAAACTTTTGGGTACAGCACAAGCTGAACAAACAGCAGAGCACATGGAATATAAAATTGGGAATTAG
- the rlmN gene encoding 23S rRNA (adenine(2503)-C(2))-methyltransferase RlmN: MSPTSVSQVYSSGNSKGANQSRKTAALAVESGKIPPLLGASLAELTEWVQQQGQPAYRGKQLYQWIYEKGARSISDISVFSKQWRETVAKIPIGRSTIHYRSVAPDATVKYLLKLADGQIIETVGIPTEKRLTVCVSAQVGCAMGCDFCATGKGGFKRNLEKHEIVDQVLTVQQDFGRRVSHIVFMGMGEPLLNFDNVVAAVKCLNQDVGIGQRNITVSTVGIRNRISQLAEHQLQVTLAVSLHASNQRLREELIPSARPYPLGELIAECREYVRSTGRRLSFEYVLLAGVNDLPEHAAELATHLRGFQCHVNLIPYNPIQEADYKRPTPNRINSFVAVLKEKKIAVSVRYSRGLEADAACGQLRRSEV, from the coding sequence ATGTCTCCTACTTCCGTTTCTCAGGTGTACTCTTCTGGTAATTCCAAGGGTGCGAATCAGTCTCGCAAGACTGCTGCTTTGGCTGTTGAGTCGGGTAAAATTCCGCCCTTGCTGGGGGCGAGTTTAGCTGAGTTAACGGAGTGGGTACAGCAACAGGGACAACCTGCTTATCGGGGAAAGCAGTTGTACCAGTGGATTTATGAGAAAGGTGCGCGATCGATCTCTGACATTTCTGTATTCTCGAAACAGTGGCGCGAGACTGTTGCTAAAATTCCGATCGGGCGATCGACCATTCACTATCGATCGGTCGCACCAGACGCCACCGTAAAGTATCTCTTAAAATTGGCCGACGGTCAAATCATTGAAACAGTCGGCATTCCCACCGAAAAACGGCTGACTGTGTGCGTCTCAGCCCAAGTTGGCTGCGCGATGGGCTGCGACTTTTGCGCTACCGGAAAAGGCGGTTTCAAGCGCAATTTAGAAAAACACGAAATCGTCGATCAAGTCTTGACAGTACAGCAAGATTTCGGCCGCCGAGTCAGCCACATCGTATTTATGGGAATGGGCGAACCCCTGCTGAATTTCGATAATGTTGTAGCTGCTGTCAAGTGTTTGAATCAAGACGTAGGAATTGGACAGCGAAACATCACCGTTTCCACAGTTGGAATTCGCAATCGCATCAGCCAACTAGCCGAACATCAACTGCAAGTTACCCTCGCCGTCAGCCTCCACGCTTCCAATCAAAGATTGCGCGAAGAGTTAATTCCTAGCGCCCGCCCTTATCCTTTGGGCGAGTTAATCGCAGAATGCCGCGAATATGTGCGATCGACTGGACGCAGATTGAGTTTTGAATACGTACTTTTAGCAGGTGTGAATGACTTGCCGGAACACGCAGCCGAGTTAGCAACTCACCTGCGCGGTTTTCAGTGTCACGTCAATTTGATTCCTTACAATCCGATTCAGGAAGCTGATTATAAGCGACCGACTCCCAATAGAATTAACAGTTTTGTTGCGGTTTTGAAGGAAAAGAAAATTGCAGTTAGCGTGCGGTATTCTCGCGGCTTAGAAGCAGATGCAGCCTGCGGACAATTGCGGCGATCCGAGGTTTAG